The stretch of DNA CCCGGGACAGACTGGCCGCGCCGGGTAGCTGCTGCGCTGAGGCGGGCCTCGATGCCCGCCTTAGTCCTGCGGTAATGGTGCGCGGTCGCGACCCGCAATAACTTATAATGCCAACCTGTATGCCTCCTGTATTCACTTGAATAATAAAACCCTGTAAAAAACTTTACAGACTTAATTATGTTTCTCTTCCGAAGCTTGTTTTGATACGACGGTCCAGCGGGCATGTTATTTGGAGACATTTTCCTCCACGCGTTCAGCCAAAAGTCGCAGGGCTTCGGGAGGATTTACGTCTCGAGAGTGACCGCTTGGGGACAGGAAGAAAAATTTTTCATGCTTGAGGTATTCTGCGGTGGACCGATACTCAACTCATTGAGGTCAGAATTGGTTAAGCTGCTGGACTCCTTCCAAAACGGCAATCAACCCCCCAAAAATGGCGGTAACCCACTTGCTCCATTCCGCCCCTGACAGGGCAATCACGGGAATCGTCGTGGCGAGCACAAGCTGAATAATCCTCAGAATATGGGCGGGATATCCTCCAGGTCCACCCAGCCCTCCCGCTGGCGAACCTTCAGGGCATCATTGAGCCGAATGACAAAGTCCTTATCCTCACGGGCATAGGAAATGAAGACATCCGCCATAGCGCCCCCGCACCCCTACTTGAGGAAAAAAAACCGGAATACCCTTACAGAGCAATCCGGTGGTTACTTTACCTGCATACGCCTCCCTTCTCCCGGGAGCATTATATTATCTTGTATTTTATATATTATTATAGATTATTAATGTCAATTTAAACTTTTATTGAAAGCTTTAAAATTGACCGCCACCATGGACATTGAGCAGATCTTCACCAGTTTTAATAGTCTCAAGGGCAACGCTGAAACCGAGCGGTTTATACGGACTTTGAAGGAAGAATGCCTTTGGCTGGAAGAGGTTAGCAGCTTAAACGAAGCCCAGAAAAGGCTCTCAGCCTGGATCGGCTTTTACAACAATCATTACTTGCACTCGGCCCTGGGGTATCGGAGCCCTCAGGAATATGAACGGCTTTACCATGAAGAGAAACTGGGAAAAGCCGCTTGAAGCCTACACAAAGATCGACTTAAAAATGTCTCGACTTTAGGGGAGCATTACAATGGGGGGTTATCGGCGGAAAAAGCAAGTCTCCCTCAGGGTATCTTAGTCAGTTAGTTTAAGGAGCATTGACGTTTCAGAGAGGATCGATGGAATCCCGCTGAATGGTTTAATATGTGATTGATCAATATATTGGCAACTTCAGTGCTATCAACCTTATAGCTTCCTTCTTGGACCGCCTTCTTGATTGCAAAAACCCTCTCCACCCTGCTCAGGTTTGATTCGAGGCTTGCTCTGAAGGGAGGCTTCATGCGTTTATCTCCTTTGAAGCTATTTAATCGTAGCGCACGTCCCTTGTTAATCATCAAACCGATTATTTCTCGATGATCATTTCAGCCATTTTGGGCTGGCCTGGACTGAGACGAAATCCTGTCGCAAAGATAGGACTTCGGCGGTTTTTGTTTAGGCCGAGATAAGGCATGTGATGCGTAACGTTGAGTTCCGGTTGAACATTATCTCCAAGAAAGTTTTGCATTATCTCTATTACTTTTTCAGCTTTTTCTTCAGGGGGATCGTGACCGCAGCGCTCAATGACTATCAATTGGGAATTTTTCATGGCTTGATGCAGGCGTACCCCGTTTTCCAAAGGAATTATTCTATCCTCCCGGCCCCAAATAATCAGGGTGGGCACTTCGATCTGTGGATACATTCTGATTATTTCATCCAGGTGGTCCGGAGTTATCTGCCTGGCAGTCTGCTGAAATGCATGCTTCGCACCGGGGGAGGCCAAGGGTGCGGCATAGGCCTCCACGTCTTCCCAATTAATCTTACTGTGGTCATAATATAACGTTTCCATCAGGTTGCGGACTTTGGTCTTGTCTGGAATAAGATGTAGGCCCAGCCATCCCAACACCGGCATTCTTAACATTCGTATCACCCCCGGCAACTTCTGGGGATAAGCGATGGTGTCAATAAGAATCAGCCGGGATAACCTGGAAGGGTCTCGTTGAGTAAATTTCAGTGCCAGAAGTAAAGCCACCCCGCCGCCGAAGGAATGTCCCACCAAGGTGACATGCTGCAAATTATTTTGCAGGATAAACTGGTAGATCAGCTCTGCCTGATCAAACATGGAGTATTTATCGTCATAAGGTTTGGGTGATTCTCCAGCGCCCTTAAGGTCAAATAATATGAGCCGGTAATGGGGCGACAACGGTCCGATTAGGTGCCTCCATGTATAGAGGCTGCCTCCAAGGCCATGAAGAAAGATGACAGGGTCTCCTTGCCCGTAGGTTTCATAATGGAGTACCAAGGGTTCCGGGGCAATGGCGCCCCCCATGTAGTCATGCCAGGTGGTCGTCTTCTTATCAATGGCTACACAAGAAAACAGGAGACTCAAGACAAGTACAATGGCAGAGTATGACTTGCAAGGGGTATTCATTACGACAATTTTAAGGCACTGCTAATGGGAGCCGCCAGAATGGGCGCCAGAATAGAAACGACCTGGAGCAGTTGATTACTGAGGGTGAATGAAAACCCATTTTCGTTAAGCCACTGCTCCGCTTCTTTAGTTCCCAGGGCCATCTTGCCCATCTTGCCTTTGGTGATCAACTCACGAACCCGGTTTTGCAAGTGGACTGAAGAAGGTATATACGTCAGGGTCAAGACCAGGGTGAACGCGACACCCCAATAAGCGGAAATGGACCAGGCGACTCCGGCTATCTTGGACCTGAGCGCCGGATCATTCACCAGGCTTGCGGTCCAATTGAGCCACATACTCATGTGCAGGATACCGAAGACCAGGAATGCCGATGCGACATTAATGATCTCTTTCAGCCTCTGCATCCGTGAGATCATCTGCATCGGATCAACATTACCAGTCGTCACCGGTAAGTGCAGCGTTCCACATATCGCCAGGAGCAACAAAATTGGCGTAACCGCGGCGAGGATATTTACGGCTGATATAATTGCATAAACGTGTAGAAGGAAGACGTCACTGAACATCTCCGATCGCACCAGCATCTTGTAAGTGAATCCGAAGATGAATTCGTACAAGGCGTTTCGTGTTATAGCGCTATAAACCAAGTAACCAAGGTTTCCCATACAGAGCAGCATGCCGATGATAACCGTCCATGCAAGGTTCGACCCTTTGAGATACGATCTGATGGTGGAAATGGCAACGAATATTGCTACGACCGGTATGACAAGGTTCAAGAGGGCCGAGGCGAGCCACACGTACCTGGCCTTTAGTTCGGTCAACAATTGTGGAAGACCAGGGGCAGCTTCAGCCTTTACCACTGCCACGAGCTTTTGAATAATGGAAATGGCGGGATCAACGCTTATCTCAAATAAAAAGGTGGAAAACAGATACACCAGCAAAGGTGGTATCAGGAAGCGCAATTCCCGATAGGGCTTGTATTTTATAAGTCCGGCCATTGAGATTTACTTGCTTAATTTTCTTAACAGACCTGGGCTAAAGTTGAGTCCCCGGCCGCACAAGCTGTTTTCAGAGATCCTGGACTCCAATAGCCTAATCTAACCGCTTCACTGCCGGCGGTTTCCAGCTACCATTGAGTACCGACTGCTTCGGCCAGTAGAACCGCAGCATCAGTTCGAATTTATCGGCAGGAACAGGCAGCCAGTTGGATTCTTTGTCCTTGCCCGGCGAGTCCTTTTGAAGGTAGAGGTTAAGTGAACCGTCCTGGTTGTACCTGACCTTGGACCGGGAGTTGAGCTTATAGCGGTTCAATGGGTTCGCCACCAAGAAGTGCTCGGCGTTATACATGGTCAATGACCAGAAACCATGGGCCGGCGGGGTTTGGGCTTGGGGGAAGTGGAGCACGTACCGCTGGGAGCCGTTCAGGGGCTTGCCATCGCCTTCGACCTGCGTCATCATATCCACTTTGTCCTGGGGCAAGTTGGCGCCGAGGTTGACCGAGGTGATGTAGGCGCGCTGGAGGTAATCGGCGCCATAGACCCCGGTTTTCAAGGTGAATGTCCAACCGTTAACCTGGACGCCCGCTTCCTTCCCGTGCGCCGTGATTTTCTCTTGCGCGGCTTTAAGACCTCGTTCCAACCCTTTAGCGACGGCCGGGTCCAG from Desulfobaccales bacterium encodes:
- a CDS encoding TIR domain-containing protein; protein product: MADVFISYAREDKDFVIRLNDALKVRQREGWVDLEDIPPIF
- a CDS encoding integrase core domain-containing protein; the protein is MDIEQIFTSFNSLKGNAETERFIRTLKEECLWLEEVSSLNEAQKRLSAWIGFYNNHYLHSALGYRSPQEYERLYHEEKLGKAA
- a CDS encoding alpha/beta hydrolase codes for the protein MNTPCKSYSAIVLVLSLLFSCVAIDKKTTTWHDYMGGAIAPEPLVLHYETYGQGDPVIFLHGLGGSLYTWRHLIGPLSPHYRLILFDLKGAGESPKPYDDKYSMFDQAELIYQFILQNNLQHVTLVGHSFGGGVALLLALKFTQRDPSRLSRLILIDTIAYPQKLPGVIRMLRMPVLGWLGLHLIPDKTKVRNLMETLYYDHSKINWEDVEAYAAPLASPGAKHAFQQTARQITPDHLDEIIRMYPQIEVPTLIIWGREDRIIPLENGVRLHQAMKNSQLIVIERCGHDPPEEKAEKVIEIMQNFLGDNVQPELNVTHHMPYLGLNKNRRSPIFATGFRLSPGQPKMAEMIIEK